In a genomic window of Amycolatopsis japonica:
- a CDS encoding IclR family transcriptional regulator — translation MGTPRGLDSSGTLERGLAVLEHVGQNQEISTNAIARQLGLSRSAAYRIVGTLKNLEYLEADRATGRVRLGTRLVELGARAMAATDLHRCAPRYLASLAERSGETTYLAVPDNDTMVYVATERSANAVTLACRLGTRRPQHATSLGKAWLAALPEQDRVERIRRMKLDSLTLKTINDPVRLLDDLARTSRRGWAVDDVENEPDVGCVAAAVRDHTGRPIAAISVAGPAGRVLRRTDELGATVAGTAAALSLRLGYVRAQRA, via the coding sequence GTGGGCACACCACGCGGGCTGGATTCCAGTGGCACACTCGAGCGCGGTCTCGCGGTTCTCGAGCACGTCGGCCAGAACCAGGAGATTTCCACCAACGCGATCGCCAGGCAACTGGGTCTCTCCCGGAGCGCCGCCTACCGCATCGTCGGCACCCTCAAGAATCTCGAATACCTCGAAGCCGATCGCGCCACCGGCCGGGTGCGGCTCGGTACCCGGCTGGTCGAACTCGGCGCCCGCGCGATGGCGGCGACCGATCTGCACCGCTGCGCGCCGCGCTACCTCGCGTCCCTCGCCGAGCGGAGCGGCGAGACCACGTATCTCGCCGTCCCGGACAACGACACGATGGTCTATGTCGCCACCGAACGCAGCGCCAACGCCGTCACGCTGGCCTGCCGCCTCGGCACCCGCCGTCCGCAGCACGCGACGTCACTGGGCAAGGCGTGGCTGGCGGCGTTGCCCGAACAGGACCGCGTCGAACGCATCCGCCGGATGAAACTCGACAGTCTCACGCTCAAGACGATCAACGATCCCGTCCGGCTGCTCGACGATCTCGCCAGGACGAGCCGTCGCGGCTGGGCCGTGGACGACGTCGAGAACGAACCGGACGTCGGTTGTGTGGCCGCCGCCGTCCGCGACCACACCGGACGGCCGATCGCCGCGATCAGCGTCGCGGGTCCCGCCGGCCGCGTCCTCCGTCGCACCGACGAACTCGGCGCGACGGTGGCCGGGACCGCCGCCGCGCTGTCGCTCCGCCTGGGTTACGTCCGGGCGCAAAGGGCCTGA
- a CDS encoding CoA-binding protein — MTDRATEILAGSKTIAVVGLSRDPAKSSHGVAAVLQAHGFRIIPVHPSADELLGEKVYRSLTDIPEPVDLVDVFRPSADTPPIAEQAVAIGAKALWLQQGIVSAESRRIAEEGGLDYVEDRCTAVVRAIGNLSVR, encoded by the coding sequence ATGACCGATCGCGCCACCGAGATCCTCGCCGGATCGAAGACGATCGCCGTCGTGGGCCTGAGCCGCGATCCGGCCAAGTCCTCGCACGGGGTCGCCGCCGTACTGCAGGCACACGGGTTCCGGATCATCCCCGTCCACCCGTCGGCCGACGAACTGCTGGGTGAGAAGGTCTACCGCTCGCTCACCGACATCCCGGAGCCCGTCGACCTGGTCGACGTCTTCCGCCCGTCCGCCGACACCCCGCCGATCGCCGAACAGGCCGTCGCGATCGGCGCGAAGGCGCTTTGGCTGCAGCAGGGCATCGTCTCCGCCGAGTCCCGCCGGATCGCCGAAGAAGGCGGTTTGGACTACGTCGAAGATCGCTGCACGGCGGTCGTCCGAGCGATCGGAAACCTCTCGGTGCGTTAG
- a CDS encoding L-lactate permease has protein sequence MGWLQDYQPAGGLWLSAALAALPIIVLLVTLGVLRRSAHLSAGLALITALLVAVLLYRMPAGLALDSAAMGLVFGVWSVAWIAFHAVYFHNVTVATGRFDDIKAVLAGFSEDRRLQALLIAFGFGALLEGIAGGGSPIAITAAMMAALGFPPVKAVVLALLANTAPVAFGGLGNPLIVLGRLTAPILDLKQEQATELFSSMVGRQLPLLALIVPGFLIVVLAGWKRMIEVWPAVLTAGLSFAVMQFVTSNFISPSLVDVVAALAAMASLWILTRFWQPSAIWRFDGEEPVKASLGAAKAGRGALYAWAPYIVLIAAIFLSRIGTIFKNLPEWLDLTKLLHKADWVFAWPGLHKEVVQHAPITPKDTPYAATLTVDFLYSPGTVALIAAIVAGFAMGARPRLLLATYRRTLHQMRWALATIFMILAIAFVMNYSGATQTLGLALATTGVLFPLFSAYIGWLGVFLTGSDASTNSLFGPMQVISAQQLHVDPILAGATNTSGGVMGKMISPQNLSIGATAIGQSGKEGALLRQTFLWSVVLTAVVGVISLLQATVLRFMIPS, from the coding sequence GTGGGCTGGCTCCAGGACTACCAGCCGGCGGGCGGGCTGTGGCTTTCCGCCGCGCTGGCGGCGCTGCCGATCATCGTGCTGCTGGTGACGCTGGGAGTCCTGCGCCGCTCGGCGCACCTCTCGGCCGGGCTCGCGCTGATCACCGCGCTGCTGGTCGCGGTGCTGCTGTATCGCATGCCCGCCGGGCTCGCCCTCGATTCCGCCGCCATGGGGCTGGTCTTCGGGGTGTGGTCGGTCGCCTGGATCGCGTTCCACGCCGTGTACTTCCACAACGTCACCGTCGCGACCGGACGGTTCGACGACATCAAGGCGGTCCTCGCCGGGTTCAGTGAGGACCGCCGTCTCCAGGCGCTGCTGATCGCGTTCGGTTTCGGCGCGCTGCTGGAAGGGATCGCGGGCGGCGGCTCGCCGATCGCGATCACCGCGGCGATGATGGCCGCGCTCGGTTTCCCGCCGGTGAAGGCGGTCGTCCTGGCGTTGCTGGCGAACACCGCGCCGGTCGCGTTCGGCGGTCTCGGCAATCCGCTGATCGTGCTGGGCAGGCTGACCGCGCCGATCCTCGATCTGAAACAGGAGCAGGCGACGGAACTGTTCTCGTCGATGGTCGGGCGTCAGCTCCCGTTGCTGGCGTTGATCGTCCCCGGTTTCCTGATCGTGGTCCTCGCGGGCTGGAAGCGGATGATCGAGGTCTGGCCCGCCGTGCTGACGGCCGGGTTGTCGTTCGCGGTCATGCAGTTCGTCACCTCGAACTTCATCAGCCCGAGCCTCGTCGACGTCGTCGCCGCGCTCGCCGCGATGGCGTCGCTGTGGATACTGACGCGGTTCTGGCAGCCGTCGGCGATTTGGCGTTTCGACGGCGAAGAACCGGTGAAGGCCAGTCTCGGCGCGGCGAAGGCCGGACGCGGCGCGCTGTACGCGTGGGCGCCGTACATCGTCCTGATCGCGGCGATCTTCCTTTCCCGGATCGGCACGATCTTCAAGAACCTGCCCGAATGGCTGGACCTAACGAAGCTGCTGCACAAGGCCGACTGGGTGTTCGCGTGGCCGGGGCTGCACAAGGAGGTCGTCCAGCACGCGCCGATCACGCCCAAGGACACGCCATACGCGGCGACGCTGACCGTCGACTTCCTTTATTCGCCGGGAACGGTGGCCCTGATCGCGGCGATCGTGGCGGGGTTCGCGATGGGCGCGAGACCGCGGCTGCTGCTGGCGACCTACCGCCGGACACTGCACCAGATGCGGTGGGCGCTGGCGACGATCTTCATGATCCTCGCGATCGCGTTCGTCATGAACTACTCGGGCGCGACGCAGACCCTCGGCCTCGCGCTCGCGACCACCGGGGTGCTGTTCCCGTTGTTCTCCGCCTACATCGGCTGGCTGGGCGTCTTCCTCACCGGCTCGGACGCGTCGACGAACAGTCTCTTCGGGCCGATGCAGGTGATTTCGGCTCAGCAACTGCACGTCGACCCGATCCTCGCCGGCGCCACCAACACTTCCGGCGGCGTGATGGGCAAGATGATCTCGCCGCAGAACCTGTCCATCGGCGCCACCGCGATCGGCCAGTCCGGGAAGGAAGGCGCGCTGCTGCGGCAGACGTTCCTGTGGTCGGTGGTGCTGACCGCCGTG